Proteins encoded in a region of the Streptomyces sp. PCS3-D2 genome:
- the thiC gene encoding phosphomethylpyrimidine synthase ThiC: MTIQDARTPAVSQDADGSTERKPGWHKGYVAGSRPDIRVPVRQVHLTNGKDVTLYDTSGPYTDPQIETDVRRGLAPLRENWIIGRGDTEEYAGRPVRPEDDGIKHTSPRGGLKNLDAVFPGRPRQPRRGRDGAAVTQLAYARRGEVTPEMEYVAIRENVSAEVVREEIAAGRAVLPANVNHPEIEPMIIGKKFLVKVNANIGNSAVTSSIEEEVEKMTWATRWGADTVMDLSTGRNIHTTREWVLRNSPVPIGTVPLYQALEKVDGRAEELTWEIYKDTVIEQAEQGVDYMTVHAGVLLPYVPLTARRKTGIVSRGGSIMAAWCLAHHKENFLYTNFEELCEILATYDVTYSLGDGLRPGSIADANDAAQFAELKTLGELNTIAKRHNVQTMIEGPGHVPMHKIKENIDLQQEICEEAPFYTLGPLTTDVAPAYDHITSGIGAAMIAWWGTAMLCYVTPKEHLGLPNRDDVKTGVITYKISAHAADLAKGHPGAQEWDDALSDARFEFRWEDQFNLALDPDTAREFHDETLPAEPAKTAHFCSMCGPKFCSMKISRSITEQFGGDEPAASEEEIAEGMLKKSAEFAASGNRVYLPLAD, from the coding sequence ATGACCATTCAGGACGCACGCACGCCTGCCGTCAGCCAGGACGCCGACGGCTCGACCGAGCGCAAGCCGGGCTGGCACAAGGGCTACGTGGCGGGCTCCCGCCCCGACATCCGGGTGCCGGTCCGCCAGGTCCACCTCACCAACGGCAAGGACGTGACGCTCTACGACACGTCCGGTCCGTACACCGACCCGCAGATCGAGACCGATGTGCGTCGGGGCCTCGCGCCGCTGCGCGAGAACTGGATCATCGGCCGCGGCGACACCGAGGAGTACGCCGGACGCCCGGTCCGCCCCGAAGACGACGGCATCAAGCACACCTCGCCGCGCGGCGGCCTCAAGAACCTCGACGCGGTCTTCCCGGGCCGCCCCCGCCAGCCCCGCCGGGGCCGCGACGGGGCCGCCGTCACGCAGCTCGCGTACGCCCGCCGGGGCGAGGTCACCCCGGAGATGGAGTACGTCGCGATCCGCGAGAACGTCTCCGCCGAGGTCGTCCGTGAGGAGATCGCGGCAGGTCGCGCGGTGCTCCCCGCGAACGTGAACCACCCGGAGATCGAGCCGATGATCATCGGCAAGAAGTTCCTGGTGAAGGTCAACGCCAACATCGGCAACTCCGCCGTCACCTCCTCGATCGAGGAGGAGGTGGAGAAGATGACCTGGGCGACCCGCTGGGGCGCCGACACGGTCATGGACCTCTCGACGGGCCGCAACATCCACACCACCCGCGAGTGGGTCCTGCGCAACTCCCCCGTGCCGATCGGCACCGTGCCGCTCTACCAGGCACTCGAGAAGGTCGACGGCCGTGCCGAGGAGCTGACCTGGGAGATCTACAAGGACACGGTCATCGAGCAGGCCGAGCAGGGCGTCGACTACATGACGGTCCACGCCGGCGTGCTGCTCCCGTACGTGCCGCTGACCGCCCGCCGCAAGACCGGCATCGTCTCGCGCGGCGGCTCGATCATGGCCGCGTGGTGCCTCGCGCACCACAAGGAGAACTTCCTCTACACGAACTTCGAGGAGCTCTGCGAGATCCTGGCGACGTACGACGTCACGTACTCGCTGGGTGACGGCCTGCGCCCGGGGTCCATCGCGGACGCCAACGACGCGGCGCAGTTCGCGGAGCTCAAGACGCTGGGCGAGCTCAACACCATCGCCAAGCGCCACAACGTGCAGACGATGATCGAGGGCCCGGGCCACGTCCCGATGCACAAGATCAAGGAGAACATCGACCTCCAGCAGGAGATCTGCGAGGAGGCGCCCTTCTATACGCTCGGCCCGCTCACCACGGACGTGGCGCCCGCGTACGACCACATCACCTCGGGCATCGGCGCCGCGATGATCGCCTGGTGGGGTACGGCGATGCTCTGCTACGTCACGCCCAAGGAGCACCTGGGCCTGCCCAACCGGGACGACGTCAAGACCGGCGTGATCACGTACAAGATCTCGGCGCACGCCGCCGACCTCGCCAAGGGACACCCGGGCGCCCAGGAGTGGGACGACGCCCTGTCCGACGCGCGGTTCGAGTTCCGCTGGGAGGACCAGTTCAACCTGGCCCTGGACCCGGACACGGCGCGTGAGTTCCACGACGAGACCCTTCCCGCCGAACCGGCCAAGACCGCGCACTTCTGCTCCATGTGCGGTCCGAAGTTCTGCTCGATGAAGATCAGCAGAAGCATCACAGAGCAGTTCGGTGGCGATGAGCCGGCGGCCTCGGAAGAAGAGATCGCCGAGGGCATGCTCAAGAAGTCGGCGGAGTTCGCAGCCTCGGGCAACCGGGTCTACCTGCCACTGGCCGACTGA
- a CDS encoding YibE/F family protein has translation MTSSPQPPTEPTETGSHSGHAHAGHGHSSGHSHSHGHGPAAPVSKHLRKVIAAVLIPFAVAVFAGLAVLWPGGAPDHERTGVGFDRQTQQAKVVSLERVDCASVNAGQVPPTGEVSTPTGREARAAQTGECKKATVEVGSGPDRGRTFVEIVQPGAPRQLADGQEVVVAYAPDAPRDLQYSVIDVNRKLPLAALAGIFALSVVLVGRMRGLFALIALVVSFGVLTLFILPAILQGSNPLVVAVVGASAIMLIALYMCHGLTARTSVAVLGTLVSLLLIGLLGSVFIDWAFLSGNTDDNTGLIHGLYPDIDMSGLLLAGIIIGSLGVLDDVTVTQTSAVWELHQADPSMGPRALYRAAIRIGRDHIASVVNTLVLAYAGAALPLLLLFSIANSSMGAVANSELVAVEIVRTLVGSIGLVASVPVTTALAALVVSADRPESPDAAPGSGPARGGRGRRRKR, from the coding sequence GTGACGTCCTCGCCGCAGCCCCCCACCGAGCCCACCGAGACCGGCAGCCACTCCGGCCACGCGCACGCCGGACACGGGCACTCCTCCGGCCATTCCCACAGCCACGGTCACGGACCGGCCGCCCCCGTCTCGAAGCACCTGCGCAAGGTCATCGCGGCGGTGCTGATCCCCTTTGCCGTCGCCGTGTTCGCCGGTCTGGCGGTCCTCTGGCCGGGCGGCGCCCCGGACCACGAGCGGACCGGGGTGGGCTTCGACCGGCAGACCCAGCAGGCCAAGGTCGTCTCACTGGAACGCGTCGACTGCGCGTCCGTGAACGCCGGGCAGGTGCCGCCGACCGGCGAGGTGTCGACCCCGACGGGGCGCGAGGCCCGGGCCGCGCAGACCGGCGAGTGCAAGAAGGCCACCGTCGAGGTCGGGAGCGGCCCGGACCGGGGACGCACCTTCGTGGAGATCGTCCAGCCGGGCGCACCGCGGCAGCTCGCGGACGGCCAGGAGGTGGTGGTCGCGTACGCCCCCGACGCGCCGCGCGACCTCCAGTACTCGGTGATCGACGTGAACCGCAAACTTCCACTGGCGGCGCTGGCCGGCATCTTCGCGCTCTCGGTCGTCCTCGTCGGCCGGATGCGCGGGCTCTTCGCGCTGATCGCACTCGTCGTCAGCTTCGGCGTGCTGACGCTCTTCATCCTCCCCGCCATCCTCCAGGGATCGAACCCGCTGGTGGTCGCGGTGGTCGGGGCGAGCGCCATCATGCTGATCGCGCTCTACATGTGCCACGGCCTGACCGCACGCACCTCCGTGGCGGTCCTGGGGACGCTCGTGTCGTTGCTGCTGATCGGCCTGCTGGGTTCGGTGTTCATCGACTGGGCGTTCCTCAGCGGGAACACCGACGACAACACCGGTCTGATCCACGGTCTGTACCCGGACATCGACATGAGCGGTCTGCTGCTCGCCGGGATCATCATCGGATCGCTGGGCGTCCTCGACGACGTGACGGTCACCCAGACCTCGGCGGTCTGGGAACTGCACCAGGCCGACCCGTCGATGGGCCCCCGGGCCCTGTATCGGGCCGCCATCCGGATCGGCCGCGACCACATCGCGTCGGTGGTCAACACCCTGGTACTGGCCTACGCGGGCGCCGCGCTCCCCTTGCTCCTGCTGTTCTCGATCGCCAACAGCAGCATGGGAGCGGTGGCGAACAGCGAACTGGTCGCGGTGGAGATCGTACGGACCCTCGTCGGCTCGATCGGTCTCGTGGCCTCGGTGCCCGTGACGACGGCACTCGCGGCGCTGGTCGTGTCGGCCGACCGGCCGGAATCCCCGGACGCCGCACCGGGCTCGGGGCCGGCACGCGGCGGCCGGGGCCGGCGGCGCAAGCGCTGA